GGTCACTGCTGTCTCGGTCGCTGTGGTTTTTTCTGGCGGTGGAGGTAGAGGTGCTTACGAAATCGGTGTTTACGGAGCCATGCTTGATCTCGGTTTGGAAATCGATGCCATTTACGGCTCCTCTGTCGGAGCAATCAACGCGGCCGGTCTTATCAGTGAGGGCTTTGAGGCTGCGAGAGATGTGTGGTGCAGCATAGATTACCAAGAGCTTATGAATGCCTCTCCTCATTTGTACGAACTGATCCAGGGAAATCTCCTGGGCCTCGATGCGATGGAGCTAGCTTCGGCAATGAGAACTCTCACCTCCGAAAATGGAATAGACATAGAACCCATGAGAACCAAGATGAAAGAAATGATCGTTGAGGAAAAGGTGAGAGCAAGCAATATAGAACTTGGAATCGTTCTCTACTCTCTCAGTGGCTTGCGACCTTACGCAATGTACAAAGACCTCATCCCGGAGGGAAAACTGGTCGATTTTGTTCTGGCAAGCGCGAACTTTCCCGCCTTCGCGCGTGAAGAGATAAACGGAGAGGTTTTCATAGACGGAGGCGTCTATTCTAACTTACCTCTTTTCATGGCAAAGGAGAGAGGCCACGAAGAGGTTGTCGCAGTCGACCTTATTGGAATCTACTTTGGAGAAGCTCTCGCTTTTATAAACATCTTCACCGATGGAATGAAGGTCACGTTGATAGAACCTTCAGAGCAATTTGGGACAGTAATGACCTTTGATCCTGAGGTCTCGAAGAAGTATCTTATTTGCGGTTATCTCGATACAATGAAGAAGTTCGGTGTTCTGCGGGGTGATAGCTATTTCATTCTAGGAGATGAGGATCCCTTGAGAGCCCATTTTCTTTCACTAGAAGAAGAATCGAGAATTGAGGCGCTAAGACTTCTGGGGCTTGTAGGTGTCGAAGGCGAGACGGCAGAATACCACTACTACCGGGAATTCATTCCCTGGCTGGAAAGCATTGTGAAGCAGCCCTACTCGAGAACCTGTCATCTCGTTACCGGAATGCTCGAAGAGATGGCTGCCTTTCTCCAGATCGATAGACTGGCTCCCTACTCGCCATCAACTCTAATGTACGAAGTCATTACGGCGTTCAGCGCAGATAACTTTCAGAGCGAAAGGGATCTCACGTACCTGACCAGATACAAGAAACTCTTTGTTTTTCTCGAATTCATAGACGATCGGAAGCCCTGCACATCGGAACTTTCCAACGAGTTTAGATCCTTTGCAGAAGAGTTTCAGGAGTCTGTTGGACTTTTGGAACAAACTTGCTCGCAGCAATCCCGTATATCTCACTGAGTGAAAGCGGTCTCTTCAGCAGACTCTTTCCGTAGACTATGTAATGTTTGTACTCCTGGCCTCCTGCGCGCCGGGCATTTGCGATCATCCTGGCGTTCATTGAGCTGATGGATGATCCTTCGATCTCTTTGAAACCCATATTCTGGATATTTCTGTACGCTCTCAAGAACATGGCCGAAGGCACGCCCTTGTTTCTGAAATCGGGAACGACAAAGAGTATCGCCGCCCTCACCCGTTCAAGAGACTTTCTCTTACTAAGCAGCTTGTACCACCCAAAGGGAAATAGCTTGCCGTCAATCTCGCGAATGAGCGGGCTGAAATCCGGCAGCGCAACAAAGTACCCTATTGGCCTTTCTCCTGATTTCGCGATGATTACCATTCTCTGATCGGCTACCGTCCTGAGTGTCTTGGCCATATCACACAGTTCTTCATATGTGGGAGGAAGAACGTCCTCTTCCCACTTCGGAATAGCTTCTTCCATGATCTTCTGAAGATCCGCGGCGACATCCTTTAGCCGCTTGAAATTGGCCTCTTCAACGCGGAACCCGTAGCGATCCATTGCGATCTCGGTAAACTTTATCTCGCGCTCGGATATGACTTGCTCAAGATCGTATCTGAAGGCAAGATATTTCAAGTAAATATCGAAGTCTTCAAAAAAGTCAACATAGTATGGGGGATTGTAAGGCATCATAACGGCAGGCGGATTTTCGAAGTTATCTATCAGTAGCCCTCTATAATCGTCGCCGTTAGTAGGGGAAACAGGTCCCTTCAGATACTTCATGCCCTTGCTCTTTGCCCAGCTTTCGGCAGTCCTAAGCAAGGCGTCGGCAACGGCCCTATCGTTTACCGACTCAAAGAGCGTGAAGTATGCATGCTCGACAGATTTCGCACTATTCATTACCTCTTCGATGCCCACTGCGATCCTTCCTTTAACGATATTTCCTTCTTTGGCAAGGAAGAAATCGTGTGGACCGTTCGCAAGGAGCTGTGAGCTTTTGCTCTTCAATACCGCCTTAATCTCGTGGCTTAGGGGAGGGACCCACAACGGGAAATCAAAATAAAACTTCTTGGCAAGATCTATGAATTCTTTCCTGTCCCGCTGACTCCTGACTTTGACTATCTTCAACATAAGGCAACTCCTCAAAAAAACGTATGGACAATTGTAGCACGATTAAAGATAGCTCTCTAGTGGACAGTGGAGTTGCCTTCCAAAGACCTCACATCCGAAATGTAATTCTTGAGATTCGAGTCGGCGATACTTCCCCCGCTCCCGTCTACTGTCACGTAGTACTCAGATGTGATCAATAAATTCTTTCCCTTGAAACCGGGTTTGATCCGCGTATAGTCTCCCACAAAGACGTTACTCAGTTCAACGCCGCTGTGGATTTTGCAGTTGGATCCAATCATTACCGGCCCTTCAAGCTTCACGTTCTTCTCTACGAGAGATCCCGCACCTATAAACACGGGCGTAATTATCTTCGTAGACTTCTCCAGAACCGAACCCGTTCCTATCCACAAACCTTCGGTAACTTGCTTTCCAGAAGGCTCAAAACCTCTTATTTGACCTCTTAGAGCCATCCCAAGGATTTCAAGATAGTCCGAATTCCGCCCTATATCGTACCATTCGATCTTCGTGTCCAGAGAGAAGACCCGCTCCTTCTTCTGAACAAGCAATGGCAAGAGTTCTCCCCCGATGTCGAAAAACTGTTTGCTTGGGATGTAATCGAAGACTTCAGGCTCAAAGATATATATACCTGTGTTTGCCAGATTAGACCTTGCTTTGTCAATCGGTGGCTTTTCCTGGAAGGACTCAACCCTTCCCGAAGAATCGCTAACGATAATTCCGTAATTCGAGACCTTCTTCGTCTCGACTTCCTTTGAGATTATTGTTGCCATAGAATTGCTCGCTTTATGAAACTCGTATGCTTTCGCGATATCGAAATCGACAATAGCATCTCCGCATAGCACAATAAAAGTCTCATCGAAGAATCCAGACTTTTCCTGAATCTTCTTCAGTCCGCCTGCCGAACCTACGGGCTCCGGAACGAGCTGGCCATTCTCAAAGTGACCTTCGAAGGAGTAACCTATTCTCACACCGAATCTGTAGCCGCTTCTCATATAGCTCTGAAGGACTCCGGCAAGGTGTGAGACGTTAACCATTATCTCCTTCACATCATACTTTGCAAGTAGTTCGACAATGAATTCGATTACAGGCTTTTCAATAATGGGAAGCATCGGTTTTGGCAGCCTGCTTGTTAGCGGTTTAAGTCTCGTCCCCGCGCCAGCTGCTAAAATCATGGCTTTCATCCAGACTCCTCCTATCTCTTAACAGATCTCAGATTTTTGTAGACTACCAACCCTCCAACTGCAAGCAGCGAGATTCCTATGAAAATCCCAAGCACTTTCGGCGCCAGTGCTATGAGCAGAAAGAGCATGGAGATTGCCGATAAGAACGATGCTGCAACCAGAACGCCATTATCCTTTTCAACTCCGGCAAAATACGACTGAAAGAGGCCAACAGCAGGAGCGGCTATGAATAGCACCCAGCCGCCTCTCATTATGAAGCCCGGGAAAATAACATTAAAAGTCAGGATTACAGCGACCGTTAGCAAAATGCCTGCAGGCACAAAGAGATTCTTGTCCCGTCCAGTGAATGCTCTGTATTCCATGAAAATCCCAGGAATCCAGATAAACAATAGCCAGAGATTGAAAGTGAACGATCTGACAAAAATGATTAGGATCCCAAGCAGAATCATTATGGCTCCAATTATAGTTCTCATAAGAGCGTTCCTGTTCATCAACCATCGCCTCCAGTTAGTTCATTCATCGGAATTATAACAAGAAGAGATGCCTTTACGTATTCAAATCAAATACCTGAACCTTTAGATAGGCTTCCGATGAATGGACAGAATACTTAATACGGGCAAACCCGATCAATCCATTTTACTGAGCAAGAAAAACCAGAGAACGACTGCGAACTACTTTATCGATGATTTTCCTGTCAAATGAAGGATATCGATACGGATAACACAGGTGGCCTTCAAGGCGTTTTTAATCTCCTCTACTCCATCCTCAACGTAATCTGCCGCATACTTTGAAAGGAGCTTCATTAAGGCCTCTGTCTTCTCCCCATCGTCTTCCAGTATCGAGGCCCTTCCAAAGGCGATGGCGCTTCTAAAGATCGTAGAAAAAGACTCCGGAATCACTTTAGAGGACTCAACAACACAGAAAGAAACATTGGGGTTTTGAGAAAGGTTGTCAAGCTTGTGACCGGTGGTGGCGCAGTGAAAGAAAATGCAATTGTTTTCGTACGTGTAGTTCACGGGGATCCCGTAGGGCATCCCGTCTATACCTACAGTAGATAATACCCCATAGGAA
This genomic window from Mesotoga sp. Brook.08.105.5.1 contains:
- a CDS encoding NDP-sugar synthase; the protein is MKAMILAAGAGTRLKPLTSRLPKPMLPIIEKPVIEFIVELLAKYDVKEIMVNVSHLAGVLQSYMRSGYRFGVRIGYSFEGHFENGQLVPEPVGSAGGLKKIQEKSGFFDETFIVLCGDAIVDFDIAKAYEFHKASNSMATIISKEVETKKVSNYGIIVSDSSGRVESFQEKPPIDKARSNLANTGIYIFEPEVFDYIPSKQFFDIGGELLPLLVQKKERVFSLDTKIEWYDIGRNSDYLEILGMALRGQIRGFEPSGKQVTEGLWIGTGSVLEKSTKIITPVFIGAGSLVEKNVKLEGPVMIGSNCKIHSGVELSNVFVGDYTRIKPGFKGKNLLITSEYYVTVDGSGGSIADSNLKNYISDVRSLEGNSTVH
- a CDS encoding pyridoxamine 5'-phosphate oxidase family protein encodes the protein MQFRKMRRSDKELSLNEASEILKNASYGVLSTVGIDGMPYGIPVNYTYENNCIFFHCATTGHKLDNLSQNPNVSFCVVESSKVIPESFSTIFRSAIAFGRASILEDDGEKTEALMKLLSKYAADYVEDGVEEIKNALKATCVIRIDILHLTGKSSIK
- a CDS encoding patatin-like phospholipase family protein, encoding MRRALLVFSVVLLAVTAVSVAVVFSGGGGRGAYEIGVYGAMLDLGLEIDAIYGSSVGAINAAGLISEGFEAARDVWCSIDYQELMNASPHLYELIQGNLLGLDAMELASAMRTLTSENGIDIEPMRTKMKEMIVEEKVRASNIELGIVLYSLSGLRPYAMYKDLIPEGKLVDFVLASANFPAFAREEINGEVFIDGGVYSNLPLFMAKERGHEEVVAVDLIGIYFGEALAFINIFTDGMKVTLIEPSEQFGTVMTFDPEVSKKYLICGYLDTMKKFGVLRGDSYFILGDEDPLRAHFLSLEEESRIEALRLLGLVGVEGETAEYHYYREFIPWLESIVKQPYSRTCHLVTGMLEEMAAFLQIDRLAPYSPSTLMYEVITAFSADNFQSERDLTYLTRYKKLFVFLEFIDDRKPCTSELSNEFRSFAEEFQESVGLLEQTCSQQSRISH